AGCAACTCGGAGAGAAAGCCGCCAACGCGGTGGGCATCCTGGCCCTGGTCGCCGGGCAGGACGTCGAGCCCGCTGAGAACTCCGACGGCCGTGACGGACGCTGGCGCATCACCCAGGGCACCGCCCATGAGCGGATCGTGTCCACCGTCGATCCCGAAGCACGCCACGTGCACAAGACCCGCTCCCACCAGCAGGACGGCTTCAAGGCCCACCTGGCCATCGAGCCCGAGACCGGGTTGTACACGGCCGTCGCCCTGCGGCCCGGCGCCGGGCCCGAGCACCACGAGGCCGCCGTCGGCCTGGATCTGCTCGCCGACGAGGACACGCCGGTGGACGTCTTCGGTGACACCGCCTATTCCACCGGCGACGCCCGCCAGGCCCTGCACCAGGCCGGGCACCGGCTGTTCCTCAAGCCCGCACCGCTGCGGCCGGCCGTCCCCGGCGGCTTCACCCTCGACGACTTCACCATCGACACCACCACCGCCGTCGTGACCTGCCCGGCCGGACACACCGTGGCCCTGTCCGGCCCCGGCGGGCAGCACCACCAGCGCAAAGCCTCCTTCAGGGATTTATGCACCGGATGCCACCTGCGCGAGCGGTGCACCAAAGCCAGGGCCGGACGCATCCTGACCATCCGACCCGGCCACAACCTCCAAGCGGCCGCCCGCCACCAGACCGCCACCGACCCCGGCTGGCAGGCCGACTACCGCCGCTGGCGGCCCCCCGTCGAACGCGCCGTCGCCTGGCTCGTCCAGCACGGCAACCGAAAACTCCGCTACCGCGGCACCATCAAGAACGACACATGGCTCCACACCCGGGCCGCCGCCCTCAACCTCCGCCGACTGATCAACCTCGGACTCACCCACACCCGAGGCACCTGGCACCTCGCCCCGGCCGGTGCATGACCGAAGGGGCTGTCCGGCCTGACGGCCGGACAGCCCCTCACCAAGATCTTCATCGACCTTCTAGGGGGTGTCTCCGCGGAGCTCCGCCTCGACGGCGCCACGGATCAGCTCGTGCGCCCGCCGGAGCGAAGTGGTACCGCTCAGCCAGCGCTGGGTACCGCAGGCGCCCAGTGCCCCGCCCACGGCGGCGACGACCGCCGCTTGCAGCGTCTGACGCCGGATGCCGGACAGGCCCACCCAGATCCTCGAAGCCGCCGCCCGGCTGATCGCCCGGACCCTCGCCGAGTTCGAGCCGGCCGATATCGGGCGCCGGGGGAAGGACTTCCTGGCCTGCTATGCGAACTACTACGTGGCCAACGGAGCGGTCATCATGCCCCGCTTCGGCGACCGGAAGGCCGACGGCGCTGCCGCGGCCACCCTGAGGGACCTCTACCAGGGGCGGAAGGTGGTGCCCCTGCCCGTTGACAACCTCGGTGAGGGCGGCGGCATCCACTGCTCCACCCAGCAACTCCCCAGGGCGCGCTGAACGTCACCGCCCGGGACGGCGGTGCACGACCCTTTCCCGGGGCCGGGCGCGGCAGGGGTCGGGGGCGCCACGCCCGGTCAGCAGGGACGGCCCCGGGTGGCCTCCTCGGTCCTCCACCCCCAAGCCGTGAGCATGCCGGGCGAGAGGCCGGCGCACCGCGGCGAGGACAAATCCTGCACCGCCCGCTCGATCTGCGCCTCGTCCACCCGGCCCGTCGCCAGCATGGCGTCCCGTGAACGGCCCCACGTATCGGCCCAGAAGCGGCTGATCGCGCTGTCCGGCACCAACGGGGGAACGTGGATCTCGGCGGCCACGTGGAACAGCCCCTCCTCGTGCAGGAGCTGCGGGTAGTCCGGCACCCAGGAGATGTCCGTACCGATGCTCTCCCGCAGCGCCTGCCACATCGCCCGCATCACCGTGGTGTACGGGGTGCCCGGCGCGGTGGCGCTCGTCAGGTCCACGGCGTCGCTGAGCACCAGTACGCCGTCGGGCGCGACCAGCGAGACCAGCTTGGCGATCATGCGGCGCCACGAGCGCAGATGCATCAGCACGAACCGCGCGTGCACCAGCCGGAACCGGCCGGGATCGAAGTCCGGGGCGGTGATGTCGGCGTCCAGCGTCGTCAGGCCCGGTATCCCGGCCGCGGTGAGGAACCGGGTGTCACGGTCCACCGCGAGGACCGTCGTGACACCGGCCGACTCCAGCAGCCACCGTGCGAGGGTGCCGGTTCCCGCGCCCACGTCCAGGCAGTTCCAGCCGGGACCGGCCCCCAACGACGTCAGCCGGGCGGCGCTCACCTCGTCGTAGGCGAGCGCTCCCAGGTCGATACGACCGGCCTCGCCGGTCTCCTCCGGGCGGAACAGACCTTCGCCGTAGCGCCCGGTGTCCGTACCCCGCACGTCCCCAGTATGACGGTGCGGCTCAGGGGTTTCCTGCTGTGGTGACCAGCTCCGGAACCGGGTCCGGCGCCGGCTGCTTTCGCGGCCGTCCCGGGGCACGCCGCAGCACCAGCTGCAGCACCAGCATCACCACGCCGGTCACCACCGCGCTGTGCCACAGCAGGGCGTCCAGCCGGCCCGCGGAGAGATAGGCACCCGCGGCCACGGCCGCCAGTGCGCACACCGCCCGGTCCACGATGCTCTCGACGGACAGCAGGGTGGCCCGTGGCGCACCCGCCGGGATCGCGTCGTTCACCAGCTTGCGCTGGAGCGGATAGGCGAACCCGGTGACTGCGGCGAACACGCACAGCAGGGCGACCACGGTCCAGGGTCCGCCGAGGGTGCTGCCAGCCAGCGCGGCCGCCATCGCGAGGCTGAGCAGCGAGACCCACGCCACCGGCGACAGCCGCGAGCCCAGCCACTGCGGACGGGCCGAGGCCACCGCCTCCGCGACGGTCATGGCGGCCAGCACCCCGCCGTGCGATCCCTCCGGGATGCCGTGATCCAGCAGCACCGGCTGGAAGAGGTTCACCTGGCAGATCCGCGAGAGCGTGAAGACCGCCACGCCCTGCACCATCAGCAGCGCGAGCCAGGGCGTGGCCCACACACAGCGCAGCGCCGTGGCGGCATCGCGCAGAAACACGAGCCCGCCGCGCGACGTCGCCTTCGCCTCGGCCCGGCCGGCGGGCGCCGCCTGCCGCGGCAGCACCACGGCGCACACGAGCGAGCCCGCCGCGCTCGCGGCGCTCAACACGTACGGCGTGGGATGCGCGAGGGCCATCAACGGACCGACCAGCGGCCAGCACAGTACCTTCGCGGCCAGCCCCAGCGCCCGCGCCTGCCCCTCGGCCTTCAGGTAGTGCTCTCCCGCGCCCTCGGCCGCCAGGCCGTCGTAGAGATAGGCGCTGGCGGCGCCCGAGGTCAGCGAGCGGCCCGCGGCGATGGCCAGGAAGTGCACCAGGAAGCCGGTGTAGCTGGGGGCGAGGACCGGGGCCAGGTTCGCCGCGGTCATCACGACGGCACCGGCCCGCAGACAGTTGCGGGCACCGATCCGGTCGGCCACGATCCCGGTCGGGATCTCGAAGAGGCAGAACGCGATGTAGTAGATGCTCTGGATGCCGAAGATCTGCCCGTCGGAGAGCCCCGCCTCCCGCTGGTAGGCGTAGAAGACGGGCATCCACCACAACAGATTGAACAGCAGCTGGAAGCCGTTGTTGAGCCGGATGATCCGGCGGGCCCGGGGCGTCAGGGACACCCCGGAGGCCCGGGGGCCACGGGCCGCCCGCAGGCCGGCGATCGGGCGGATCACAGCGCGTAGGGGCGGATCTGGACCAGGCGGAAGTCCCCCTGATCGGTCATCAGCCACTCGATGTCGAGCGGATGGTCCACGTCACCGTCGCTGAAGTGCGACTGGAGCAGCCGCCCGGTCAGGGCCAGCCGGGCCAGCTTCTCCCGGGTCCCGACGGGCAGGTCCTTGCCGGTCGAGCCGAGCGCGACGGTGCGGCCGCCGCCCTCGACGGTGTTGTACAGGTACTGCAGCGGCAGCGTCGTTCCGTCGACGACCGTCTCGGGCGAACCGGGGGAGCAGTTGACGTAGACATTGCGGAAGTCCGTGCGCCGGGTCGGGTTGCAGGTCACCAGCACCCCGCCCAGCTCCGCCGGCACATACCGCTGGATGATCACGCCCATGTAGGTGTCGTCGAGGGAGATGCCCGCCTGGTGGCGCAGCCGGACGCTGCGTGGCGACAGCAGGGAGGCCCATACCTGGCGTACCGCGTCGAGGAGTTCTTCCGCGCCGTGGACGGTGCTGACCGAGTCGTAGACCCCGGCCGCCGAGAACCCGGGCAGGTCCTCGGCATTGGACGAGGAGCGCACCACGAGCCGGCCCCCGGCGTCGGGGCCGTCGGGCAGCGCCTGGGTGATCTGCCGGGTCACCTCGTCGGGCATGGGGGTGTTGCGGATGAGCTGCTGCAGATGCAGACAGAGCGCGTCCAGGACGTCGACGGCGTCGAGTTCGAGGGCCATCTTCAGCTTGCCCAGGCCCTGCTGTACGGCCGGCGAGGACGTCAGGAAGCGGTGCTGCAGGGCGAAGGGAAGGGCGATGCCGTCGGGCGCCGCGACGGTACCGGCCACGAAGTCCGCGGCCAGGTCACGCAGTTCGGCGGGCGTCGCGTCCGGGGCGCCCAGGCGGGCCGCGAGGTGGCCGTAGAGGTCGGCGCGGGGCGGCCTCGGCTGCCCGTAGAAGGCGGTGAGGTCGACGGAGCGGCTGTCGAGGACGTGATGGAGCTCCCCGAGGCTGGCCGCCTTGGTGCCGTACCGGTCCTGGTCGGCGCGGCGCAGCCGGTGCAGGAACAGCGCGGGCACGTCCTCCAGCAGGGGCGGTTCCATCCGGATCCGCTGCTGGTGCCAGGCCGGGGCCTCCAGCGCCGGGGCATGGCCCAGCGGGACGAGGCTGATCTCGTCGTCCTGCACCCGGTAGCGGATCCACGCGCCGTCCAGGTCGTCCGCCTCGACGAGGCGGTCCAGGTCGCGGACGATCGCGTTGGGGATGCCCCAGCCGGAGGCGAGGACATTGGTGTGGGAGAGCGGTGTACCGGGCGCGGTGTTGAGGAAGCCCGCCACCCGCGGCACATCGTCCGGCAGCGACGCCATGGCCACGATGTCGGACCAGCCGAGCCCGCCGGCCGCGGCCGCGTACTCCTCCTGGGTCCGGAAGTAGCGCAGCCGCCCGACCGCCTCGCCGGGGTTGAGCGGGGTACGGGTGCGGTTGCCGAAGAGCTCATGGCCCAGGATCCGGGGCACATGGACATCGCTGATGGCGGCGAGTTCGTGCTCCTGCCCGTGGTTCGCGGGCTTGAGCAGCAGTGGCAGCCGTCCGTCGACCCGGTGGCGGACGAACGTGTAGAACTCCTCCAGCAGCTGGCCGTTCATGGTGTCGGCCTCGGTCGTCTCCAGGACGAGGAAGGGCCGCTCCCGGCCCTCGGTGTCCTCGTCGGTGTGCAGCGAGAGCACACCCAGCAGGAAGCGGCGCTCGGGATCCATGTAGACCGAGGCGTTGAACGCGTCCAGGCAGGAGTCCAGGTCGGCCAGCTCCATGCCGAGTACCCGGGTGGCGATGTAGTTGACGTGGAACGGGTGGGCCGCGGTGTCGAGCAGGTGCCAGGTGTTCTCGACGCGGTCCACCACGACCTTGAGGTAGGGGTGGCCGGCCAGGACGCCGGAGAGGGTGCGGAAGAGCGGCAGGGACAGGTTCTCGCCGACGACGGTGCGGTCGGTGGCCGGCTGCGGTGTACCGGCGGACAGGACGGTGGCGGTCATGACTGCGCCTCCGCGGTGCCGTGGGGGAGGACCCGGGGGAGGGCGTCCACCAGGGTCCGGAAGTCGCGGATCACGGTCTCCGGGTCGGCGGCGGACAGCAGGCACAGCGCCGCCATGGTGTTGGCGCCCGCGGCCGGGTCGTACACCGGCACCAGCGTCCCGTCCGGCAGCGAGTTCTCGGCCACCACGGACAGCCGGCTGCCCGCGCTGACGGGCACCGCCTCGCGCACGGTCGGGAAGTCCCAGATGCGCCGGTCCGGCCAGGCCTCCCCCTCGCCGTCGACGGCCAGGACGACCAGCGAGCCGGCCGCGCCGTCCGCCTCCTGCGGGGTGCGGGCAGCGTCGGGCCAGGCGACCGGGCGCCCCAGCAGGTGGTCGGTGAGCATGCCGATCAGGTCCAGGCCGAAGACCTCCTCGATCTGCGGGACGGTCATCGCCCCGCCGAACCTAGCGGCGGTCTCGATCACCCACATCCGCCCGTCGGCACCGAGCTTGATCTCGGTGTGCGTACCGCAGTTGCGCAGCCCCAGCGCGTCGACCGCGTCGCGCGCGAGGGCCACGATGCGCCGCTGGGCGTCGTGCGGCAGCGCGGCGGGAGTGATCCCGGCCCGCTCGGTGAACGGCTCCACCGTCGGCATCCGCCCGCTCAGGCACACCGGACGGAACTCGCCGTCCACGACGACGCCTTCGACGCTGACGTAGTCGCCCCAGCCCTCCTGGTCGAACCACTCCGACGCGGTGCCCTGCACGATCTCCTCCACGAGGAAGTCCGCCCCGGCACCGGCCACATGGAGTTCGGCGTACCCCAGTTGCGCGGATTCGGCCATCACCTCCCGGGCCCGCTCCCAGGCCGCCGGTACCTCGTCGGCGTGGCGGATGATCCGGTGGGCGGTGGAGCCGGCGCTCCAGGCGGCCTTGAGCAGCAGGGGGAAACGGAGCGCGGCGGCCGCGTCGTGCAGATCCTGCTCGGTGGCGACGGGACGGAACCGGGGCTGGGATATGCCCTGGTCCTGCCAGGTGCGCCGCATCATGCGCTTGTCGCGGGCGAGGGCGCAGGAGTTGCCCGCACCGGCCAGGCCGAGCTTCTCGCAGGCCTCCGCGACCGCGACGACCGCGTACTCGGAGAAGGTGACGACCGCGTCCGCACCGACCGCCTGGGCCCGGGAGACGATCAGAGACACCAGGTCTTGCCGTTCGGGTTCGGAAGGGCTCAGCACCGAAGCGCACAGCCGGTCAGCGGACGCGGCCACGGTGGGCGGGAGCGCGCTGAGTGCCAGCAGGTGCACTGCCGACCGTGCGGCGACCCGTGACAGGGCGTACCCCAAGGGCGGACCGCCCTTGGCATACACGAACAGCACCTTGCTCACTGGAATCCGACTCCTCTTCATACGGGTAGGGGCCTTCGAAACGGCCGGGGACGCCCGACTCTCACATCCGGACGCCATGCTTCAAGCGAAGCAGCCACGCGGCACACCGTTCCCCGCATCGGGCCGCAACCGCTCAGGCAAATGCCAGAGTTGTGGATACCGTTGATCATCGGTGAAGGTTCTGTGAGGCCGTATGGCGGGCGCAGCGCCCTGGAGGTGCGCGGACGCCGCCAGATCGGCCGAGAACCGGGCATGCCGCGCAGCGCTGAGGGATACGCATGCCGGTGGCGCGCCGTCCAAAACCGTTGAACTCTTCACCACAAAAGGGGCCCGTCGTGGACGAGACCAGTTTGAAGTCGCTGCTCGAACACCTTCCGGTGTCCTGGTGGGAGGCCGATCGTGAGCTGCGTGTGATCGACAGCGGCGGAGGCGCCTTCGACGACACGATGACGGCCCAGCGCTTCCTCGACACGGTGCGAAGAGAGCTTCCCGAGCCCGCCGCGGCACCCGAATCCAGCCATTGGCAGGCCCAGTTCGACGGTCGTGTCTTCGATGTGAACTGGCCCCTGGGCGTGCCCCGGCAGGGCCGCTCCCGCGGGCTGGCGGTGGAGGTCGCCACGCGGGCCCCCGGCGTCCGCCGCTATGACGCCTTCGCGGACCTCGCCCCCGCCGCGGCCTTCATCCGGAACGCGGAAGGCCGCTACCTCTGGGCCAACCACGCCTACGCCCATCTGTACGGGACCACACCGGAGCACGTCATCGGCGCCTCCGTCGCGGACATCGACGGCCCCGCCGACTCGCCACAAGTTCTCGCCCTGGACCGGGAAGTACTCGCCCGCGGCAAGCCCGTGCGGCACACCCTCACCTACCACCGCTCCGACGGCACCAGCGGGCAGGCGGCCGGCCACCGCTTCCCCGTCAGGGAAGGGGGCCAGACCTGTGTCGCGGGCATCTACGTCGACATCAGCGACTACACCCGAGCCCTGCGCCAGCGCCGGGAGGCCGAGGAGAACCTGCACGCACTGCGTGATCACAGCGGACTGGCCTGCGCCCTGATCTCCGCGGGCGGGCGGATCCAGCAGGCGAGCGCCGCGGCCGCCGAGCTGCTGCAGACCCGGCTGTCGGATCTCGTCGGCCGCCGTGCGCACACCGTGCTGGCGCCCGCCCCGGAGTTAGGCGCGCTGCGACGCAGCTGGCACGATCTGATAGCCCGCCGCAGCCGGCGGATCCAGACCTCCGCCGTGTTCCAGGACGCCCGCGGCCGGCAGCGCCGCGCCCGGCTGCATCTGACGACGGTCGGCCGGAGCGCGCACCGTGCCACCAGCGTCTGGGCGGTCGTCACCCACCAGGGACTCGCCCATGAAGCACACCCCCAGCTGACGGCCAGTCAGGTCCGCATCCTGTCCCTGCTGGCCGCCGGCCGCAGCAACGCGGAGATCGCCACCTCACTGCACCTTTCCCGGCAGACCGTCGACTACCACCTCAGTCGTCTGCGCGACCTCCTGGACGCCCCGACCCGCCCCGCCCTCGTCGCCCGCGCCTATGTCCTGGGCATCCTCGACCCCCAGACGTGGCCGCCCCGCTCGGCCACGGCCTGCCATCCGCACAGCACCACCTGAAGGGCGGCCCGGCCGCGCCGCCGGCTCCGCGGACCGGGCGCCGGACGGGACCGCCTTCCCGGGCGGCCGACAGCGCACGGTTGGGCCACCCGGCTGATTGTGGCCGACGGGCGTTTGACTCCCGCGGGTTGAGCGGGGCTACGGGACCGCAACGGCAGCACGATACGTCTGGCAGCAGAAGGACGAAGCGGCAAGGAGCGACGTGAGAAGAATGATGCGGGCGGGAAGCGCGGTCGGGGCGTGCGGGCTGGTGCTGCTCGGCGCCGGAGTCGCCCAGGCGGTGAGCATCCCGGACTCCCTGCTCTCGGCGGTGGCGGACGCCGATGTCGGCACCGTGACCGGCACGGTCCAAGGCGTGGTCTGCAACAACCGCCTCGGCCAGGTCCACTACAAGTCGCCGGTGCTCGCCTCGCCCCACGCTTGTATCAACGGGCCGGTGAACAGCGGCAACAGCCTCAACAGCGGCAACTTCATCAACCACGGAAACCCGAACAACAGCGGCAATCTCTCCAACACCAACGGAACCACCAACGGCGCCAACTCCGTCTCCGGTGCTTCCTCGGGGAGCTCCAACAACGTGCAGCGGATCCTCGGTATCCTGGTCCACTGACCGGGACAAGGTACTGACGGGCCCGGCACGGCCCCGGCACGACCCCGGCATGAACCGGAGCGTCACACGACCGCCCGGCGGACATCCGCCGGGCGATCGCCGTTTCCGCTTCCGGCACCCCGCCGGCCCCAAGAGCCCCGGGGCCGGCGCAGATCAGTGTGCCGTCACAGCTTCTGGGTGCCGTAGGAGCCGATGGCCTGCTGGTTGTTGCTGGACTTCTTCGCGGCGCCGGTGGTGCCACCGCTGTCGTCGTTGGTGTTTCCCTGGGAGGTCTTCGGGCTGCCGCTGTTGCTGTTGGAGCCGGAAACGTGGACGTTCTGCGACTGCCTGGGATTTCCGCTGAGCACCGGCCCGTTGACACAGAGCCTGGACCGGTGCCCGCAGTGGAACCTGGCGTCGAAGCGGGCGACGGTGTCGCTGTTCGAGACCCCGTCGCCGCCGGAGCCCGCCCACGCCAGGGTGGGCGCGGCTCCGCCTGCGGCCAGGAGCAGGCCACAAGCTCCTGCCATCACGAAATTGACACGTGCCATGTTCTTCACAGTGTGCTCCTGCACCTCATGGATGGTCCCCGGATGTTGGTATCCCGGATGCCCGCATCCACCTAGCAGGAGCAACCGCCGGCCTCACATGTTCACCCTGTCCGATTATGGGATTCACCGGTATGGCCCTGGACGGCCGTGCCGCCCCGGCCCTATCCGCGCCCGTCGAGCGCTTCGGCGAGGGCGAGGATCCGGCGGGCGTCCTCGACGTGCAGGTTCTCGATCAGCCGGCCGTCGACGGTGACGACCCCGCGTCCCTCGCGGGTGGCTTCGTCGAAGGCGTCGATGATCTTCCGGGAGCGGGCGATCTGGTCCGCCGACGGGGCGAAAACCCGGTTGCACGGTTCGACCTGCGACGGATGGATGAGCGTCTTCCCGTCGAACCCGAACTGCCGCCCCTGAACGCACTCCGCCTCGAACCCCTCGGGGTTCTTCACGTCGTTGTACACGCCGTCCAGGATCACCTTGCCGCTCTCGCGCGCCGCCAGCAGCGCCAGCGACAGGCCGGTCAGCAGCGGCGCCCGGCCGGGGACGTGCTCCGCGTGCAGCTCCTTGGCCAGGTCATTGGTGCCCATCACCAGCACGGTCAGCCGCTCGCTCGCCGCGGCCACCGCCCGGGCGTCCAGCATCGCGCGCGGCGTCTCCACCATGGCCCAGATGGCCGTACGGTCCGGGGCGCCGGCCGCCTCCAGCGCGCGCTCGACCTCCCGCACGGTCTCGGCGGACTCCACCTTGGGCACCACCACCGCGTCCGGACCGGCTTCGGCGGCGGCCCGCAGGTCGTCGGCGTGCCAGGCGGTGCCGGGGGCGTTGACCCGGATGGTCACCTCGCGGTAGCCGTACTCGCCGGAGGCCGCGGCGGCCGCGACCCGCATCCGGGCGTCGGCCTTGGCATCGGGGGCGACGGCGTCCTCCAGATCGAGGATCAGCGCGTCGGCGGGCAGGGACTTCGCCTTCTCCAGCGCGCGTTCGTTGGCGCCGGGCATGTAGAGCACGGAGCGGCGCGGCCGCAGGATCGCGTCGGACACGGGACTTACTCCTTTTCGGCCGCGGCGTAGGCGTCGCGCAGCTCGGGGTCACGGGCGGCGAGGGCGTCGGCGAGTTCGGCGACCACCTGGCACTGCTTGTACGTGGCGTCGTCCTGCATCTTGCCGTCGATCATCACCGCACCGGTGCCGTCGCCCATCGCCTCGATGACCCGGCGGGCCCAGGCG
This portion of the Streptomyces sp. 2114.4 genome encodes:
- a CDS encoding IS1182 family transposase yields the protein MGEWVGEMVGPDVWETCGDLIPAGSVFAFLAEHRGELFPAEMFADMYPSANGRPSMPPQILAATIMLQALHGLSDFETVQELRCDLRWKAACGLGLHDMAFDPSLLAYFRRRLARSARPNRVFEAVREVVKATGVLKGKHRRALDSTVLDDAVATQDTVTQIIAAVRAVIREVPGADTVAAAQCTAHDYTDPGKPRIAWNDEQARTELVDALVTDALRLLGHLPDQQLGEKAANAVGILALVAGQDVEPAENSDGRDGRWRITQGTAHERIVSTVDPEARHVHKTRSHQQDGFKAHLAIEPETGLYTAVALRPGAGPEHHEAAVGLDLLADEDTPVDVFGDTAYSTGDARQALHQAGHRLFLKPAPLRPAVPGGFTLDDFTIDTTTAVVTCPAGHTVALSGPGGQHHQRKASFRDLCTGCHLRERCTKARAGRILTIRPGHNLQAAARHQTATDPGWQADYRRWRPPVERAVAWLVQHGNRKLRYRGTIKNDTWLHTRAAALNLRRLINLGLTHTRGTWHLAPAGA
- a CDS encoding agmatine deiminase family protein, with protein sequence MPDRPTQILEAAARLIARTLAEFEPADIGRRGKDFLACYANYYVANGAVIMPRFGDRKADGAAAATLRDLYQGRKVVPLPVDNLGEGGGIHCSTQQLPRAR
- a CDS encoding class I SAM-dependent methyltransferase, with the translated sequence MRGTDTGRYGEGLFRPEETGEAGRIDLGALAYDEVSAARLTSLGAGPGWNCLDVGAGTGTLARWLLESAGVTTVLAVDRDTRFLTAAGIPGLTTLDADITAPDFDPGRFRLVHARFVLMHLRSWRRMIAKLVSLVAPDGVLVLSDAVDLTSATAPGTPYTTVMRAMWQALRESIGTDISWVPDYPQLLHEEGLFHVAAEIHVPPLVPDSAISRFWADTWGRSRDAMLATGRVDEAQIERAVQDLSSPRCAGLSPGMLTAWGWRTEEATRGRPC
- a CDS encoding MFS transporter, which gives rise to MIRPIAGLRAARGPRASGVSLTPRARRIIRLNNGFQLLFNLLWWMPVFYAYQREAGLSDGQIFGIQSIYYIAFCLFEIPTGIVADRIGARNCLRAGAVVMTAANLAPVLAPSYTGFLVHFLAIAAGRSLTSGAASAYLYDGLAAEGAGEHYLKAEGQARALGLAAKVLCWPLVGPLMALAHPTPYVLSAASAAGSLVCAVVLPRQAAPAGRAEAKATSRGGLVFLRDAATALRCVWATPWLALLMVQGVAVFTLSRICQVNLFQPVLLDHGIPEGSHGGVLAAMTVAEAVASARPQWLGSRLSPVAWVSLLSLAMAAALAGSTLGGPWTVVALLCVFAAVTGFAYPLQRKLVNDAIPAGAPRATLLSVESIVDRAVCALAAVAAGAYLSAGRLDALLWHSAVVTGVVMLVLQLVLRRAPGRPRKQPAPDPVPELVTTAGNP
- a CDS encoding PEP/pyruvate-binding domain-containing protein, whose product is MTATVLSAGTPQPATDRTVVGENLSLPLFRTLSGVLAGHPYLKVVVDRVENTWHLLDTAAHPFHVNYIATRVLGMELADLDSCLDAFNASVYMDPERRFLLGVLSLHTDEDTEGRERPFLVLETTEADTMNGQLLEEFYTFVRHRVDGRLPLLLKPANHGQEHELAAISDVHVPRILGHELFGNRTRTPLNPGEAVGRLRYFRTQEEYAAAAGGLGWSDIVAMASLPDDVPRVAGFLNTAPGTPLSHTNVLASGWGIPNAIVRDLDRLVEADDLDGAWIRYRVQDDEISLVPLGHAPALEAPAWHQQRIRMEPPLLEDVPALFLHRLRRADQDRYGTKAASLGELHHVLDSRSVDLTAFYGQPRPPRADLYGHLAARLGAPDATPAELRDLAADFVAGTVAAPDGIALPFALQHRFLTSSPAVQQGLGKLKMALELDAVDVLDALCLHLQQLIRNTPMPDEVTRQITQALPDGPDAGGRLVVRSSSNAEDLPGFSAAGVYDSVSTVHGAEELLDAVRQVWASLLSPRSVRLRHQAGISLDDTYMGVIIQRYVPAELGGVLVTCNPTRRTDFRNVYVNCSPGSPETVVDGTTLPLQYLYNTVEGGGRTVALGSTGKDLPVGTREKLARLALTGRLLQSHFSDGDVDHPLDIEWLMTDQGDFRLVQIRPYAL
- a CDS encoding acetyl-CoA carboxylase biotin carboxylase subunit family protein — its product is MSKVLFVYAKGGPPLGYALSRVAARSAVHLLALSALPPTVAASADRLCASVLSPSEPERQDLVSLIVSRAQAVGADAVVTFSEYAVVAVAEACEKLGLAGAGNSCALARDKRMMRRTWQDQGISQPRFRPVATEQDLHDAAAALRFPLLLKAAWSAGSTAHRIIRHADEVPAAWERAREVMAESAQLGYAELHVAGAGADFLVEEIVQGTASEWFDQEGWGDYVSVEGVVVDGEFRPVCLSGRMPTVEPFTERAGITPAALPHDAQRRIVALARDAVDALGLRNCGTHTEIKLGADGRMWVIETAARFGGAMTVPQIEEVFGLDLIGMLTDHLLGRPVAWPDAARTPQEADGAAGSLVVLAVDGEGEAWPDRRIWDFPTVREAVPVSAGSRLSVVAENSLPDGTLVPVYDPAAGANTMAALCLLSAADPETVIRDFRTLVDALPRVLPHGTAEAQS
- a CDS encoding helix-turn-helix transcriptional regulator, which translates into the protein MDETSLKSLLEHLPVSWWEADRELRVIDSGGGAFDDTMTAQRFLDTVRRELPEPAAAPESSHWQAQFDGRVFDVNWPLGVPRQGRSRGLAVEVATRAPGVRRYDAFADLAPAAAFIRNAEGRYLWANHAYAHLYGTTPEHVIGASVADIDGPADSPQVLALDREVLARGKPVRHTLTYHRSDGTSGQAAGHRFPVREGGQTCVAGIYVDISDYTRALRQRREAEENLHALRDHSGLACALISAGGRIQQASAAAAELLQTRLSDLVGRRAHTVLAPAPELGALRRSWHDLIARRSRRIQTSAVFQDARGRQRRARLHLTTVGRSAHRATSVWAVVTHQGLAHEAHPQLTASQVRILSLLAAGRSNAEIATSLHLSRQTVDYHLSRLRDLLDAPTRPALVARAYVLGILDPQTWPPRSATACHPHSTT
- a CDS encoding CoA ester lyase, whose translation is MSDAILRPRRSVLYMPGANERALEKAKSLPADALILDLEDAVAPDAKADARMRVAAAAASGEYGYREVTIRVNAPGTAWHADDLRAAAEAGPDAVVVPKVESAETVREVERALEAAGAPDRTAIWAMVETPRAMLDARAVAAASERLTVLVMGTNDLAKELHAEHVPGRAPLLTGLSLALLAARESGKVILDGVYNDVKNPEGFEAECVQGRQFGFDGKTLIHPSQVEPCNRVFAPSADQIARSRKIIDAFDEATREGRGVVTVDGRLIENLHVEDARRILALAEALDGRG